In a genomic window of Gigantopelta aegis isolate Gae_Host chromosome 9, Gae_host_genome, whole genome shotgun sequence:
- the LOC121380939 gene encoding tripartite motif-containing protein 2-like, whose product MASAPPNKVSVDKLTGEFLQCSLCLDSYKQPKVLHCQHTFCFPCLETYVNNLGNPGLINCPLCREPTVIPGKNIQSLKNNFLVDSLLSFIQKEQSLQSIVKGRSEWRETSVAKICEVCEEDKPTELFCNDCNLWLCKTCAKAHKKLPSTMAHMTLSVDVVVNKARDRLTDAEKELNVLLVAIDSRYQEALLMQQQFSEQGEQTATNIEQTFTKLWEILEEKKLKFLQTLAEHISKAGYQLETKIEQIEKNKFQVEKALEFVKETKSSSDAWHITSMLENVQKLRESTKDMQLPSVAEKSKSEFLAVDNMLKDVSLSTAGSLSFPSADPRDAPLYPLDSLTSGTVLHHLNNKFFVTGIALTRSGNMFVASNCDSLVMLMKGEIVAKIEHLDCVRPWGLALAPSSEIVITDCETNDGYGSVNVLHINGAFKNQIAHGLSMPRGVAIDKHGRVFVCDETDRCVYVMTPSGRMVNILKRDADGNFIFEAPRFVAISEHGVVVVSDNARTVKIFDAHFKQSHCYQSPFPGSEFWDVLCGTDETIYVADWNHGIHAVSPDGKFLGFVGSSPFRLLKPTSLTLHPTEYSLIVGTADGEVICIK is encoded by the coding sequence ATGGCGTCTGCACCTCCAAACAAAGTCAGTGTTGACAAGCTAACCGGAGAGTTTCTGCAGTGTTCGCTCTGTCTGGACAGTTACAAGCAACCCAAAGTGTTACACTGTCAACACACATTTTGCTTCCCTTGTCTTGAGACATACGTCAATAACCTGGGCAATCCCGGTTTGATAAACTGTCCCCTGTGTCGTGAACCTACTGTGATCCCCGGTAAAAACATTCAGTCACTAAAGAACAACTTCCTGGTGGACAGTCTGCTGAGTTTTATTCAGAAGGAACAGTCACTGCAGAGTATTGTCAAAGGGAGATCCGAATGGCGTGAGACTTCGGTAGCAAAAATATGCGAGGTGTGTGAGGAAGATAAACCAACAGAACTGTTCTGTAATGATTGTAACCTTTGGCTATGCAAGACCTGCGCCAAGGCTCACAAAAAGCTTCCATCAACCATGGCTCACATGACACTGTCTGTGGATGTCGTTGTCAACAAAGCCAGGGATAGACTGACGGATGCAGAAAAAGAGCTGAATGTTCTGTTGGTGGCAATTGATAGCCGCTACCAGGAAGCTCTCCTAATGCAGCAGCAGTTTTCGGAACAAGGGGAGCAGACAGCGACTAACATTGAGCAGACGTTTACCAAACTTTGGGAAATTTTGGAAGAGAAGAAACTGAAGTTTCTTCAGACGCTTGCGGAGCACATTTCTAAGGCAGGATATCAGCTGGAGACAAAGATTGAACAGATAGAGAAAAACAAGTTTCAGGTGGAGAAAGCTTTGGAGTTTGTCAAAGAAACTAAGTCCAGCTCAGATGCCTGGCACATTACCAGCATGTTGGAGAATGTCCAGAAACTGAGAGAAAGTACGAAGGATATGCAGCTGCCTAGCGTAGCAGAGAAGAGTAAGTCTGAATTTCTGGCCGTTGACAATATGCTGAAAGATGTGTCACTTTCCACTGCTGGAAGCTTGTCTTTTCCTTCTGCTGACCCAAGAGATGCCCCTCTCTACCCATTGGACTCTCTGACGTCTGGCACAGTTCTGCATCACCTGAACAATAAATTCTTCGTGACAGGCATTGCTCTGACCCGTAGTGGCAATATGTTTGTGGCCTCGAACTGTGACTCGTTGGTAATGCTGATGAAAGGAGAAATTGTTGCCAAAATAGAGCATCTCGACTGTGTGAGGCCATGGGGTCTAGCCCTGGCTCCGAGCAGCGAGATCGTTATTACTGACTGTGAAACTAACGACGGGTATGGTAGTGTGAACGTCCTCCACATCAATGGCGCCTTCAAGAATCAGATAGCTCATGGGCTGTCCATGCCCAGAGGAGTTGCCATTGATAAACATGGTAGAGTTTTTGTGTGTGACGAGACGGACAGATGCGTATACGTCATGACACCGTCTGGCCGAATGGTCAACATCCTCAAGAGGGATGCTGATGGAAATTTCATATTTGAGGCGCCGAGATTCGTTGCCATCAGCGAACACGGGGTGGTTGTCGTATCGGATAATGCAAGGACTGTGAAGATCTTTGATGCCCATTTCAAGCAGAGCCACTGCTATCAGTCGCCTTTCCCAGGCTCGGAATTCTGGGACGTTCTCTGTGGAACAGATGAGACCATTTACGTGGCAGACTGGAATCACGGTATTCATGCCGTTTCTCCAGACGGCAAGTTCCTGGGATTTGTTGGCTCCTCTCCCTTCAGGTTATTAAAACCAACCTCGCTGACTTTGCACCCCACTGAGTATTCTCTCATAGTCGGCACGGCCGATGGTGAAGTCATTTGTATTAAGTAA